From Bacteroidota bacterium, the proteins below share one genomic window:
- a CDS encoding deoxyribodipyrimidine photo-lyase, producing the protein MKEHLTFFWFRRDLRLHDNAGLYHALRSGLPVQPVFIFDRNILDALEDRSDRRVVFIHQQLERLQKELKQLGATLLVGYGRPADCWKRWSEEYSIRSVFTNHDYEPYATRRDSELRQFFDERGISFHTFKDQVIFEKSEVMKDDGSPYTVFTPYMKKWRSLIRPFFLKSYPTERYTANFLQRDPLQLPSLKEMGFHEVECAFPESTVSTDLLRDYTDKRDIPGIRGTSRLSVHLRFGTISIRDLVREAWSVSEKWVNELIWREFYQMILWHFPHVTERSFKAQYDLLEWKNDEELFRAWCEGRTGYPIVDAGMRELNATGFMHNRVRMITASFLTKFLLIDWRWGEAYFAAKLLDFELASNNGGWQWSAGTGVDAAPYFRIFNMDEQTRKFDPDFSYIRRWVPEFQELTYPRPIVDYKTARQRCLEFYKVGLEG; encoded by the coding sequence ATGAAAGAGCATCTGACGTTTTTCTGGTTTCGCCGCGACCTCCGCCTGCACGATAACGCCGGTCTTTACCACGCCTTACGTTCCGGTCTTCCGGTACAGCCGGTGTTCATCTTCGACCGCAACATCCTGGATGCGCTCGAGGACCGTTCGGACCGTCGGGTTGTTTTCATCCATCAGCAACTGGAACGGCTGCAGAAAGAACTGAAGCAATTGGGCGCGACCCTGCTCGTTGGCTATGGTCGTCCGGCGGATTGCTGGAAGCGCTGGTCGGAAGAGTATTCGATCCGCAGTGTTTTTACGAATCACGATTACGAGCCCTACGCCACCCGGCGCGACAGCGAGCTCAGGCAGTTCTTCGACGAACGCGGGATCAGCTTTCACACCTTCAAGGACCAGGTGATCTTTGAAAAATCGGAAGTGATGAAAGACGACGGATCGCCGTACACGGTCTTTACTCCGTACATGAAGAAATGGCGTTCGCTCATTCGTCCCTTCTTCTTGAAATCCTATCCGACTGAACGCTACACTGCCAATTTCCTGCAACGCGATCCTTTGCAACTGCCTTCGCTGAAAGAGATGGGTTTTCATGAAGTGGAGTGCGCGTTTCCGGAATCCACCGTATCAACCGATCTCCTGCGTGACTATACGGACAAGCGCGACATCCCCGGCATTCGTGGTACCTCGCGCCTCAGTGTGCACCTGCGCTTCGGTACGATCAGTATTCGCGACCTCGTTCGAGAAGCATGGTCGGTGAGCGAGAAATGGGTGAATGAACTCATCTGGCGCGAGTTCTACCAGATGATCCTCTGGCATTTTCCGCATGTCACGGAGCGTTCATTCAAAGCGCAGTATGACCTGCTCGAATGGAAGAACGACGAGGAACTGTTCAGGGCCTGGTGTGAGGGTCGGACCGGTTATCCGATCGTCGACGCGGGCATGCGCGAGCTCAACGCGACCGGCTTCATGCACAACCGGGTGCGCATGATCACGGCGAGTTTCCTGACGAAGTTCCTGCTAATCGACTGGCGATGGGGCGAAGCTTACTTCGCTGCCAAACTCCTCGACTTCGAATTGGCCAGCAACAACGGCGGCTGGCAGTGGAGCGCAGGCACCGGTGTCGATGCCGCGCCCTACTTCCGCATCTTCAACATGGACGAACAGACCCGCAAGTTCGATCCCGACTTTTCCTACATCCGCCGCTGGGTCCCCGAGTTCCAGGAGCTGACCTATCCGCGTCCCATAGTCGATTACAAAACGGCGCGTCAGCGATGCCTGGAGTTTTATAAGGTGGGGTTGGAGGGGTAG
- a CDS encoding TIGR01777 family protein — MQHPAPVLITGGSGLIGSAITEALTHDRIPVRWYSRQKLQPSSGVQVFAWNPANGSADAAALTGVETIIHLAGAGIADERWSPARKALIINSRVQAANTLFELLRTHPHQVKTIVAASAVGYFGDRGEQLVDEAAAPGRGFLSDSCVAWERALSRFSELGIRIVILRVGFVLSRQGGALPVMRKPVDWLLGAPLGSGKQYISWIDLDDLVGMFRFAMDHHQLRGTYNAVAPAPVTNRQLVSTIGKVLHRPVWPIPVPGFLLQLVLGEKAVLVTGGQRVSADKIQRAGYHFHFPALEASLRHQLL, encoded by the coding sequence GTGCAACACCCGGCACCTGTTCTCATTACCGGCGGATCCGGTCTCATCGGATCCGCGATCACCGAAGCCTTGACCCACGACCGGATTCCGGTGCGCTGGTATAGCCGGCAAAAGCTTCAGCCGTCCTCCGGCGTGCAGGTGTTTGCATGGAATCCTGCCAACGGTAGTGCAGATGCTGCCGCGCTCACCGGCGTCGAGACGATCATCCACCTGGCCGGAGCCGGCATAGCGGACGAGCGTTGGTCGCCTGCCAGAAAAGCGTTGATCATCAACAGTCGCGTTCAGGCTGCGAACACCTTGTTCGAATTACTTCGTACGCATCCTCACCAGGTCAAAACGATCGTCGCGGCTTCGGCAGTAGGATATTTCGGTGATCGCGGCGAGCAGCTCGTCGACGAAGCGGCGGCACCCGGCCGAGGATTTCTCTCCGACTCCTGCGTCGCCTGGGAGCGGGCGCTTTCCCGCTTTTCGGAACTGGGAATCCGGATCGTGATCCTACGCGTCGGTTTCGTACTCAGTCGGCAGGGAGGAGCCCTTCCGGTGATGCGCAAACCGGTCGATTGGTTGCTGGGCGCTCCCCTTGGTTCAGGAAAGCAATACATCTCCTGGATCGACCTCGACGATCTGGTCGGCATGTTCCGCTTCGCGATGGACCATCACCAGCTTCGGGGTACCTATAATGCTGTTGCGCCTGCGCCGGTCACCAACCGACAACTGGTATCCACGATCGGGAAGGTACTGCACCGTCCGGTCTGGCCGATTCCGGTTCCGGGATTTCTCCTGCAACTGGTACTCGGCGAGAAAGCCGTGCTTGTCACCGGTGGCCAGCGTGTTTCGGCCGATAAGATTCAAAGGGCCGGCTATCACTTTCACTTTCCTGCGCTCGAAGCTTCGCTGCGCCATCAACTCCTATGA
- a CDS encoding T9SS type A sorting domain-containing protein has protein sequence MKKTLLLLILLAAGMTRPLQAQIAPGAIAPNIVATDINGNNWNLYDLLDQGKTVFLDVFATWCGPCWSYHNSGALDDFYNQYGPDGTNEIMAFMIEGDGSTTMADLQGTGGNTVGNWITGTPMPIIDNSGIASDYQIRYFPTIFMICPDRIVREVGQLSTVDLEAVRAECSIATQVNDAGITNSMMYLNGTPAGCGNLNINYRLCNYGTDALTSATITLRDGATTIDTYNWTGNLATYESIPLAFNGVNGVMGANTISVVVSDPNGQSDGNTTNDERSVQFTIFNSVGGPAVSETFASASFPPSGWSELNGGDVAGWEYSTAGLNGAGSAKMNFVYSPAGDFDAIVMPTMDMTGYDNAVLTFDIAAARYGTSNDNLKVKVSYNCGLTWTTLYNKTGAALATVGSQTSIFTPTNANQWRAESINLNNYLTRPALLVKFEAFSNQGNNLYLDNINMSLTTGLNIVNRALDFSLSPNPARSLAMVNFSLAKQQAVQLSVLDAQGRIVYAFDETSVLPGDHQLFVPVSGLAEGIYLVRLQGEDGQQLRRLVVE, from the coding sequence ATGAAAAAAACCCTCCTTCTCCTCATCCTTCTGGCTGCAGGCATGACCAGGCCGCTTCAGGCCCAGATCGCCCCCGGCGCCATCGCTCCGAATATCGTGGCGACCGATATCAATGGCAATAACTGGAACCTCTACGACCTGCTCGATCAGGGTAAGACGGTTTTTCTCGATGTGTTCGCTACCTGGTGCGGCCCGTGTTGGTCGTATCACAACTCGGGCGCGCTGGATGATTTTTACAATCAGTACGGTCCGGATGGCACCAACGAAATCATGGCGTTCATGATCGAAGGTGATGGTAGCACGACCATGGCCGACTTGCAAGGCACCGGTGGTAACACCGTAGGCAACTGGATCACCGGTACACCGATGCCGATCATCGACAACAGCGGCATCGCATCCGATTACCAGATCCGATACTTCCCGACGATCTTCATGATCTGCCCCGACCGCATCGTGCGTGAAGTGGGCCAGTTGAGCACGGTCGATCTGGAAGCCGTACGTGCCGAATGTTCGATCGCGACACAGGTCAACGACGCCGGTATCACCAACAGCATGATGTACCTGAACGGTACACCGGCCGGCTGCGGTAACCTGAACATCAATTACCGCTTGTGCAACTACGGAACGGATGCACTTACGTCCGCTACCATTACCCTGCGTGACGGTGCAACTACGATCGATACGTACAACTGGACGGGTAACCTCGCGACCTACGAATCCATCCCCCTGGCATTCAACGGTGTTAACGGCGTCATGGGCGCCAACACCATTTCGGTCGTCGTGTCGGATCCGAACGGACAATCCGATGGCAACACGACCAATGATGAGCGCAGCGTGCAATTCACGATCTTCAACTCCGTTGGCGGACCTGCTGTCAGTGAGACATTTGCCAGTGCAAGCTTCCCGCCCTCCGGCTGGTCGGAGTTGAATGGCGGTGACGTGGCTGGATGGGAATACAGTACTGCCGGTCTGAATGGCGCCGGATCCGCCAAGATGAATTTCGTGTACTCCCCGGCAGGCGATTTCGACGCGATCGTGATGCCGACCATGGACATGACGGGCTACGACAATGCCGTTCTCACCTTCGATATCGCGGCTGCCCGTTATGGCACTTCGAACGACAACCTCAAAGTGAAAGTCTCCTACAACTGCGGCCTGACGTGGACCACCTTGTACAACAAGACCGGGGCAGCGCTTGCCACCGTGGGTTCGCAAACCTCCATTTTCACACCGACCAATGCGAACCAATGGCGCGCCGAGTCCATTAACCTGAACAACTACCTGACGCGACCGGCTTTACTGGTCAAGTTTGAAGCGTTCAGTAATCAGGGAAACAACCTGTATCTCGACAACATCAACATGAGCCTGACCACCGGCCTGAATATAGTTAACCGCGCTCTCGATTTCTCCCTGTCGCCGAACCCGGCCCGCTCGCTTGCTATGGTCAACTTCAGTCTGGCTAAGCAGCAGGCCGTACAACTCAGTGTGCTGGATGCGCAGGGCCGGATCGTCTACGCGTTTGATGAAACCTCCGTGCTTCCTGGCGACCATCAGCTCTTTGTTCCGGTCTCCGGACTGGCAGAAGGTATCTACCTCGTCCGCCTGCAAGGCGAAGACGGACAGCAGCTTCGCCGCTTGGTCGTAGAATAA
- the rplM gene encoding 50S ribosomal protein L13, with translation MNAVSYKTVSANAKTVKKEWVLIDATDMVVGRLSTQVAMILRGKTKPSYTPHVDCGDNVVIINADKVRFTGNKLVDKTYVRYTGYPGGQRFATPKDVLNRFPERVLEHAIRGMLPKNRLGRELFRNLHVYAGTAHPHAGQQPKQIKIA, from the coding sequence GTGAACGCTGTGAGTTATAAAACGGTTTCGGCCAATGCGAAGACCGTGAAGAAAGAATGGGTCCTGATCGACGCGACGGATATGGTCGTCGGTCGTCTTTCCACCCAGGTAGCGATGATCCTTCGCGGTAAGACCAAGCCGTCCTACACCCCGCACGTAGATTGCGGCGACAACGTCGTGATCATCAATGCTGATAAAGTCCGCTTCACGGGCAACAAACTGGTTGACAAGACCTACGTACGTTACACCGGTTATCCGGGCGGACAGCGTTTCGCTACGCCGAAGGACGTATTGAACCGTTTTCCGGAGCGCGTACTCGAGCACGCCATTCGCGGCATGCTTCCGAAGAACCGTCTGGGTCGCGAGCTTTTCCGTAACCTGCACGTTTACGCCGGCACCGCGCATCCTCATGCCGGTCAACAGCCCAAGCAAATCAAAATCGCCTGA
- the rpsB gene encoding 30S ribosomal protein S2, translating to MSRVTYQDLLEAGAHFGHLKSKWNPKMAPYIFMEARGIHIIDLNKTVAKVDEAAAALKQIAKSGKKILFVATKKQAKEIVANAAGKVNMPFIVERWPGGMLTNFATVRKSVKKMGQYEKMETDGTFANISKKERLMITRAKSKMEKFLGSISDLGRLPAALFIIDINKEHIAVAEAQKLNIPTFAITDTNTDPSQVDFAIPANDDATKSISLIVETMVKAIEEGLSERKMDKEMDKEKEEETGEGATAASAETSEEK from the coding sequence ATGTCCCGCGTTACTTACCAAGACCTGCTGGAGGCCGGCGCACATTTCGGCCATCTGAAGAGCAAGTGGAACCCCAAAATGGCTCCGTACATCTTCATGGAAGCCCGTGGTATCCACATCATCGACCTCAACAAGACCGTTGCCAAAGTCGATGAAGCCGCTGCAGCCCTGAAGCAGATCGCCAAGTCGGGCAAGAAGATCCTCTTCGTCGCCACCAAAAAGCAGGCGAAAGAGATCGTAGCCAACGCCGCCGGCAAGGTGAACATGCCGTTCATCGTAGAACGCTGGCCTGGCGGCATGCTGACCAACTTCGCTACCGTACGGAAGTCGGTGAAGAAGATGGGCCAGTATGAGAAAATGGAGACCGATGGCACCTTCGCCAACATCTCCAAGAAGGAGCGCCTGATGATCACCCGCGCCAAGTCGAAAATGGAGAAATTCCTCGGCAGCATCTCCGACCTCGGTCGTCTGCCCGCCGCCCTCTTCATCATCGACATCAACAAGGAGCACATCGCGGTTGCCGAAGCACAGAAGCTGAACATCCCGACCTTCGCCATCACGGATACCAACACGGATCCTTCGCAGGTTGATTTCGCCATCCCGGCCAACGACGATGCTACCAAGTCGATCTCCCTTATCGTGGAGACCATGGTGAAAGCCATCGAAGAAGGCCTCTCCGAGCGCAAGATGGACAAGGAGATGGATAAGGAGAAGGAAGAAGAGACGGGAGAAGGCGCAACGGCCGCTTCCGCTGAGACTTCCGAAGAGAAGTGA
- the rpsI gene encoding 30S ribosomal protein S9 has protein sequence MIHAIGRRKTSVARVYLTPGNGDIKINNRDFKEYFPVGPLQYIVTHAQSVVNAKENFDVTVNVMGGGIRGQAEAIRLGIARALVKVSEENKSPLRKEGLMTRDPRMVERKKPGQRKARKRFQFSKR, from the coding sequence ATGATTCACGCAATCGGTAGAAGAAAGACCTCTGTAGCCCGTGTTTACCTGACTCCGGGCAACGGCGACATCAAGATCAACAACCGCGACTTCAAGGAGTACTTCCCGGTAGGTCCGCTGCAATACATCGTGACCCACGCCCAGTCGGTCGTGAACGCGAAAGAAAATTTCGATGTCACGGTCAACGTGATGGGCGGAGGAATCCGTGGCCAGGCCGAAGCCATCCGCCTGGGCATTGCCCGCGCGCTGGTGAAGGTGAGTGAAGAGAACAAATCCCCGCTGCGGAAAGAGGGCCTCATGACCCGCGACCCGCGCATGGTAGAACGGAAGAAGCCGGGTCAGCGCAAGGCACGTAAGCGCTTCCAGTTCAGCAAGCGTTAA